Proteins from a genomic interval of Luteibacter pinisoli:
- a CDS encoding DNA internalization-related competence protein ComEC/Rec2 yields the protein MRRWPGLRLPCVLLLFACWAAAHAIHRMEARLPRAWEGKDLVLTGRIVDLPRRRGADIAFVFQPLPRAGEPSIGGPLRLTWFRAPEPLLACESWRLVVRLRRPRGVVNPGGNDAERAALMKGIAATGYVRASPTNARLAQGRCVDGWRDAIGQRMDALLGPRSARVLKALAVGDTRGLDAADWDVARATGTSHLIAISGFHVGVAAGGGVLAARGLYLLLPWLATVMPRRVAQALLGMGVAMGYGLLAGMSLPTVRTLLMVAVLVLAAVLRRRAGGLSLLSFALLAVLVFDPLAVLSAGFWLSFAGVAFLMACVAPAGDGWRGRVIAMLRTQAVMSVALLPVSWWLFGSASLLSFAANLVAAPLVSFAVIPLTLGGCASLPFGPVASPLLQAAAALMGGLWRVLTPMASWPGAQVSVPDAGLCAVGLATAGAAWVFAPRGMPLRGFALLCFMPLLWPARESLPHGAFRAWVLDVGQGLAVLVRTRSHTLVYDAGPDYAGGHDAGAGIVLPAVTALGIAPVDTLVVSHGDNDHAGGAASVQRRYPGAVVWSGEPRRLRFDAVPCAGATPWAWDGVTFRFVDVPLPPTGKVKANDRSCVLAVEGPTGRLLLTGDIGTAAEARMATADLASPLPTVTTIAHHGSRHASTAGWLRKVHPRLAIASSGWRNRFGHPHPSVVDRHAAVGAEVYDTARSGAVRVDVPAQGEPSVSREWRRPADRYWRE from the coding sequence ATGCGCCGTTGGCCGGGCCTGCGCCTGCCGTGCGTCCTGCTTCTGTTCGCATGCTGGGCCGCCGCACATGCCATCCACCGCATGGAAGCGAGGCTGCCGCGCGCGTGGGAAGGCAAGGATCTCGTCCTTACCGGGCGCATCGTCGACCTGCCGCGGCGCAGGGGCGCGGACATCGCGTTCGTGTTCCAGCCGCTGCCGCGCGCCGGTGAACCGTCCATCGGTGGTCCGCTGCGGCTCACGTGGTTTCGCGCGCCGGAGCCGCTGCTGGCCTGCGAATCGTGGCGCCTGGTCGTTCGCCTGCGGCGCCCGCGCGGCGTGGTGAATCCGGGCGGCAACGATGCCGAGCGCGCCGCGTTGATGAAGGGGATCGCCGCGACGGGCTACGTCCGCGCATCGCCGACCAACGCGCGCCTGGCGCAAGGTCGTTGCGTGGACGGCTGGCGCGACGCCATCGGCCAGCGCATGGATGCGTTGCTCGGCCCTCGTAGCGCGCGCGTGCTGAAAGCGCTGGCGGTCGGCGATACACGCGGCCTCGATGCCGCGGACTGGGACGTGGCGCGGGCGACCGGTACCTCGCACCTCATCGCCATCTCGGGTTTTCACGTGGGCGTGGCCGCGGGTGGTGGCGTGCTCGCGGCGCGCGGCCTTTACCTGTTGCTGCCCTGGCTGGCCACGGTGATGCCGCGGCGCGTGGCCCAGGCGCTGCTCGGCATGGGTGTCGCCATGGGCTATGGCCTCCTTGCGGGGATGAGCCTGCCTACCGTGCGTACCTTGCTGATGGTGGCCGTACTCGTGTTGGCGGCCGTGTTGCGCCGGCGTGCGGGCGGTCTTTCCCTGTTGTCCTTTGCCTTGCTGGCGGTGCTGGTGTTCGATCCGCTCGCCGTGCTGTCCGCCGGCTTCTGGCTCTCGTTCGCGGGCGTCGCGTTCCTCATGGCGTGCGTGGCGCCGGCGGGAGACGGGTGGCGAGGGCGAGTCATCGCCATGCTGCGCACGCAGGCGGTGATGAGCGTCGCCTTGTTGCCGGTGTCGTGGTGGCTGTTCGGCAGCGCGTCGTTGCTGTCGTTCGCGGCCAACCTCGTGGCGGCTCCGCTGGTGAGTTTCGCCGTCATCCCGCTCACGCTGGGCGGCTGCGCCAGCCTGCCGTTCGGCCCCGTGGCCTCGCCGCTCCTGCAGGCTGCCGCGGCACTCATGGGCGGGCTGTGGCGCGTCCTCACGCCGATGGCGAGCTGGCCCGGGGCGCAGGTCTCCGTGCCCGATGCGGGCTTGTGTGCGGTCGGGTTGGCCACCGCCGGCGCGGCGTGGGTCTTCGCCCCGCGGGGGATGCCGCTACGTGGGTTCGCATTGTTGTGCTTCATGCCGTTGCTCTGGCCCGCGCGAGAAAGCCTGCCGCATGGGGCGTTTCGTGCATGGGTGCTCGACGTGGGGCAAGGGCTGGCGGTACTCGTGCGCACGCGGTCGCACACGCTGGTCTATGACGCGGGCCCCGACTACGCCGGCGGCCATGACGCGGGCGCGGGCATCGTCTTGCCCGCAGTCACGGCCCTGGGTATCGCGCCGGTCGACACGCTGGTGGTGAGCCATGGCGATAACGATCACGCGGGCGGTGCGGCGTCGGTGCAGCGCCGCTATCCCGGCGCCGTCGTGTGGTCGGGCGAGCCGCGGCGCCTGCGTTTCGATGCCGTGCCCTGCGCGGGCGCCACCCCATGGGCCTGGGATGGCGTCACCTTCCGCTTCGTCGATGTGCCGTTGCCGCCCACCGGGAAGGTGAAGGCCAATGATCGCTCGTGCGTGCTGGCGGTGGAGGGGCCGACCGGTCGCCTGCTGCTCACCGGCGACATTGGCACCGCGGCGGAGGCGCGCATGGCCACGGCCGACCTGGCATCACCGCTGCCGACGGTGACCACCATCGCCCATCACGGCAGCCGGCATGCCTCCACGGCCGGCTGGTTGCGCAAGGTGCATCCGCGACTCGCCATCGCCTCCAGCGGTTGGCGCAACCGCTTCGGTCACCCGCACCCGTCGGTGGTTGATCGGCATGCGGCCGTGGGCGCCGAGGTGTACGACACCGCGCGCAGCGGCGCGGTGCGCGTTGACGTCCCCGCACAGGGTGAGCCGAGCGTCTCCCGTGAGTGGCGCAGGCCCGCGGATCGCTACTGGCGGGAATAG
- a CDS encoding histone H1-like repetitive region-containing protein, with protein sequence MATTRKSAAKKSTAKKSAAKKSAVKKAVVKKAAAPKKAAVKKAAPKKAAARKAAPKKAAVKKAAPKKAAVKKAAPKKAAAKKTARKVARPAAKKAVKKAPARKVAAKKAAPRKAAAKPVVAKKASAKKAPAKKTVARKPVAKKAAPTKAAPKKTVAKKASTTKVVARKAAAPKAAPKKVVAKKASAPTAPVTKAPRTAPRPRPAPKPAAPADEPIQHITQEEAVAHIQALLDAKKERDRQPPSWPSGDRNGNPGAQAGNETDAPKVPSPEASYANASHERGDQQKNKG encoded by the coding sequence ATGGCAACGACCCGTAAGTCTGCCGCGAAGAAGTCCACGGCGAAGAAATCCGCCGCGAAGAAGTCTGCCGTAAAGAAAGCCGTCGTAAAGAAAGCTGCCGCGCCGAAGAAGGCAGCGGTGAAGAAGGCAGCGCCGAAGAAGGCCGCTGCCAGGAAGGCCGCTCCGAAGAAGGCCGCCGTAAAGAAGGCCGCGCCGAAGAAAGCCGCCGTGAAGAAAGCTGCGCCAAAGAAGGCCGCCGCGAAGAAAACCGCGCGCAAGGTCGCCCGTCCGGCGGCGAAGAAAGCCGTAAAGAAGGCGCCGGCCCGCAAGGTCGCCGCGAAGAAGGCCGCGCCGCGCAAGGCCGCCGCCAAACCCGTGGTAGCGAAGAAGGCCAGCGCGAAGAAGGCACCGGCGAAGAAGACCGTCGCCCGGAAGCCGGTTGCGAAGAAGGCCGCCCCGACGAAGGCAGCGCCGAAGAAGACGGTAGCGAAGAAGGCCAGCACCACGAAGGTCGTGGCACGCAAGGCCGCGGCACCGAAGGCCGCGCCGAAGAAGGTCGTCGCAAAGAAAGCCAGCGCGCCGACGGCACCGGTCACGAAGGCGCCGCGCACCGCGCCGCGTCCGCGTCCGGCACCGAAGCCCGCCGCACCGGCCGACGAGCCGATCCAGCACATCACCCAGGAAGAAGCGGTAGCGCACATCCAGGCGCTGCTCGATGCCAAGAAGGAACGCGATCGCCAGCCGCCGTCGTGGCCGTCGGGCGATCGTAATGGCAATCCGGGGGCCCAGGCCGGCAACGAGACGGACGCCCCCAAGGTGCCGTCGCCGGAAGCCAGCTACGCCAACGCCTCGCACGAGCGCGGTGACCAGCAGAAGAACAAGGGCTGA
- a CDS encoding rhomboid family intramembrane serine protease, whose amino-acid sequence MITTILIILVTCVVSFIALQNRRLMDDLVLWPPAITRSREYYRLVSYGLVHADFGHLFFNMLTLFFFGRVMETLYTVSMGPLGFVTFYIGALLCSILPTYIKNRKNAGYTSLGASGAVSAVLFAYVLLAPWSKILVFIIPMPAILYAILFVVYSIYMDRRGGDNVNHGAHLWGAAYGVIFTIVLRPDIVPHFLNVISQPGAF is encoded by the coding sequence ATGATCACTACGATCCTCATCATCCTCGTGACCTGTGTGGTCTCGTTCATCGCCCTGCAGAACCGTCGTCTCATGGACGACCTGGTGCTCTGGCCCCCCGCGATCACCCGCAGCCGCGAGTACTACCGGCTGGTCAGCTATGGCCTGGTGCACGCGGACTTCGGCCACCTGTTCTTCAACATGCTCACCCTGTTCTTCTTCGGCCGGGTGATGGAGACGCTGTACACCGTCTCGATGGGCCCCCTGGGCTTCGTCACCTTCTACATCGGCGCGCTGCTCTGCTCGATCCTGCCCACCTACATCAAGAACCGTAAGAACGCCGGCTACACCAGCCTGGGCGCATCGGGGGCGGTCTCGGCCGTGCTGTTCGCGTATGTCCTGCTGGCGCCGTGGTCGAAAATCCTGGTGTTTATCATCCCGATGCCGGCCATTCTTTACGCCATTCTTTTCGTGGTCTATTCCATCTACATGGACCGTCGCGGCGGCGATAACGTGAACCACGGCGCGCACCTGTGGGGCGCTGCCTACGGTGTGATTTTCACCATCGTCCTGCGCCCCGATATCGTGCCGCACTTCCTCAATGTGATCTCACAGCCCGGCGCTTTCTGA
- a CDS encoding PhzF family phenazine biosynthesis protein, with protein sequence MSPIRYKQLDVFAARHGGGNPLGVVIDAQGWSDERMQRFAHWTNLVETTFLLPARAEGADYRARIFTPSKEIPFAGHPTIGSAHAALDAGLITPDAAGVVWQECGAGVLPILVEGTGVARELFVQSPKARVVGDASRGGECLSGVLYGVKLGALKPACVEGGRRWWVTEFADEATLRAWRPDHAAIRALALATDTLGMCIFARTPEGLAVRAFPAGVGIVEDPASGAANGLIAAYIATHEANGPLATGYVVSQGREVGHDARIIIRIQGEHVWVGGRTNTIIDGVVDWRDA encoded by the coding sequence ATGTCCCCTATTCGATACAAGCAGCTCGACGTCTTCGCCGCCCGCCACGGCGGTGGCAACCCCCTTGGCGTGGTGATCGACGCGCAGGGCTGGTCCGACGAGCGCATGCAGCGCTTCGCCCACTGGACCAACCTGGTCGAGACCACCTTCCTGCTTCCCGCCCGGGCCGAAGGCGCGGATTACCGCGCACGGATCTTCACCCCGAGCAAGGAAATCCCCTTCGCCGGCCATCCCACCATCGGCAGCGCGCACGCCGCCCTGGATGCGGGCCTCATCACCCCGGATGCCGCCGGCGTGGTCTGGCAGGAATGCGGGGCGGGCGTGCTGCCCATCCTCGTGGAAGGCACGGGCGTGGCGCGCGAGCTGTTCGTGCAGTCGCCGAAGGCCCGTGTCGTCGGCGATGCGTCGCGCGGTGGCGAATGCCTCTCCGGCGTCCTCTATGGCGTGAAGCTGGGTGCGCTCAAGCCCGCCTGCGTGGAAGGTGGCCGCCGCTGGTGGGTCACGGAGTTTGCCGATGAAGCCACGCTGCGCGCCTGGCGCCCGGACCACGCGGCCATCCGCGCCCTGGCCTTGGCCACAGACACCCTCGGCATGTGCATCTTCGCGCGCACCCCGGAAGGCCTGGCCGTCCGCGCGTTTCCGGCCGGCGTCGGCATCGTGGAAGACCCGGCATCGGGCGCCGCGAATGGCCTGATCGCCGCGTACATCGCCACCCACGAGGCCAACGGCCCGCTGGCGACGGGTTATGTCGTCAGCCAGGGCCGCGAAGTGGGCCACGATGCACGGATCATCATCCGCATCCAGGGCGAGCACGTCTGGGTGGGTGGCCGCACCAACACCATCATCGACGGCGTGGTCGACTGGCGCGACGCGTAA
- a CDS encoding dimethylarginine dimethylaminohydrolase family protein: protein MAETTPTFERTVPRILMCAPTYFEVSYVINPWMTGHVHDTTAERSHRQWDALRETVQRHADVVIQPPAEGQPDMVFAANAGLVFGNTFVPSRFRYDERKGEEPHNRAWFTHHGFDIADLPEGVFFEGAGDGLFDRGTSRRLWMGHGHRSDLDAAPALGRLLDVDVLPLKLADPRFYHLDTCFCPLTDGYTLYFPGAFDAASLALIEQHVAPAERIIVDEHDAAAFACNAVNLGRVVILNRASADLRARLEGAGFMVIEVALDEYMKSGGAAKCLTLRLDEAVGA, encoded by the coding sequence ATGGCAGAAACGACCCCGACCTTCGAGCGCACGGTGCCTCGCATCCTGATGTGCGCCCCTACGTACTTTGAGGTCAGTTACGTCATCAATCCCTGGATGACGGGCCATGTCCACGACACCACCGCCGAACGTTCCCACCGCCAGTGGGATGCGCTGCGCGAAACCGTCCAGCGCCATGCGGACGTGGTGATCCAGCCACCGGCCGAAGGCCAGCCGGACATGGTCTTCGCGGCCAACGCCGGCCTCGTTTTCGGCAACACCTTCGTCCCCAGTCGCTTCCGCTATGACGAGCGCAAGGGCGAGGAACCCCACAACCGCGCGTGGTTTACCCATCACGGGTTCGACATCGCGGACCTGCCCGAGGGCGTCTTCTTCGAAGGCGCGGGCGATGGCCTGTTCGATCGCGGCACCAGCCGCCGCCTGTGGATGGGCCACGGCCACCGGTCCGACCTCGACGCCGCCCCGGCGCTGGGCCGCCTGCTGGATGTCGACGTCCTGCCACTGAAGCTCGCCGACCCGCGCTTCTACCACCTCGATACCTGTTTCTGTCCGCTCACGGACGGCTACACGCTGTATTTCCCGGGAGCGTTCGACGCGGCCTCGCTCGCCCTGATCGAGCAGCACGTGGCACCGGCCGAGCGCATCATCGTCGACGAACACGACGCGGCGGCGTTTGCCTGCAACGCGGTGAACCTGGGCCGGGTGGTGATCCTCAACCGTGCAAGCGCGGACCTGCGCGCACGGCTGGAGGGGGCGGGCTTCATGGTCATCGAGGTGGCCCTCGATGAGTACATGAAATCCGGCGGCGCAGCGAAATGCCTGACGCTGCGCCTGGATGAAGCCGTAGGCGCGTAG
- a CDS encoding NAD(P)-dependent oxidoreductase, producing MRIGFIGLGSMGAGMAANLIKGGHEVVVWNRTASVAKPLEALGATVAATAAEAAKGADVVHNMLANDAAVREVILGSVLEALPRGAIHVNHATISVALAEDLASTHEARGIGFVSAPVFGRPEVAAAGNLNMVVSGKPEAVAKVQPLLELLAAKVWPMGDDPVRAVIVKIGGNFLIGAAIESMAEASALTRAHGVEAKDFLEVMQNTLFASPVYKIYGGMIAENRYEPVGFKLSLGFKDVGLARSAADAKRVPMPVASVLHDAMLESLGRGDADIDWAGLARVAAARAQLKD from the coding sequence ATGCGTATCGGTTTTATCGGTCTGGGCAGCATGGGCGCGGGCATGGCCGCGAACCTCATCAAGGGCGGCCACGAGGTGGTGGTGTGGAACCGCACGGCCTCCGTGGCGAAGCCGCTGGAAGCGCTGGGTGCGACGGTGGCCGCCACGGCGGCGGAGGCGGCGAAGGGCGCGGATGTAGTCCACAACATGCTCGCCAACGACGCGGCGGTGCGCGAGGTCATCCTCGGCAGCGTGCTGGAGGCGCTGCCCAGGGGCGCGATCCACGTGAACCACGCGACCATCTCGGTGGCGCTGGCGGAAGACCTGGCCTCGACCCACGAGGCCAGGGGCATCGGCTTCGTCTCGGCGCCGGTGTTCGGCCGCCCCGAGGTCGCGGCGGCGGGCAACCTCAACATGGTGGTATCGGGCAAGCCGGAGGCCGTGGCGAAGGTGCAGCCGCTGCTGGAGCTGCTGGCCGCGAAGGTCTGGCCGATGGGCGACGACCCGGTGCGTGCCGTCATCGTCAAGATCGGCGGCAACTTCCTGATTGGCGCGGCGATCGAGAGCATGGCGGAGGCGTCCGCGCTGACGCGTGCCCACGGCGTGGAGGCGAAGGACTTCCTCGAGGTGATGCAGAACACCTTGTTCGCCTCGCCGGTCTACAAGATCTACGGCGGCATGATTGCCGAGAATCGCTACGAGCCGGTCGGCTTCAAGCTCAGCCTGGGCTTCAAGGACGTCGGCCTGGCCCGTTCGGCGGCCGACGCCAAGCGGGTGCCGATGCCGGTGGCCAGCGTGTTGCACGACGCCATGCTGGAGTCGCTGGGGCGGGGCGATGCGGACATCGACTGGGCCGGACTGGCCCGGGTGGCGGCTGCCCGGGCCCAGCTGAAGGACTAG
- a CDS encoding NAD(P)/FAD-dependent oxidoreductase — protein sequence MEYDAIVIGAGAAGLMTAIVAGQRGRRVLVVDHANKAGKKILMSGGGRCNFTNTNTTPANFLSANPHFCKSALARYTPWHFIDMVEKHRIKYHEKSPGQLFCDESSKLIVRMLLDECAAAGVQVELNTPVRRIKAGEGGFGCDTPLGHVRAPALVVATGGLSIPSLGASGFGYDVAKQFGHQVLPVRAGLVPLTLSGKHQERYDGLAGVALPIAASAGDASFRDAMLFTHRGISGPAILQISSYWEPGVDLRLDLLPGVDAYEALVAGRNERPAAEFRTVLSGLLPRRLAERLCEVWLPSKPMRQYRDAELKDIAAKLQDWPLVASGTEGYRTAEVTLGGVDTDEVSSSTLMSKRQPGLYFVGEVLDVTGHLGGYNFQWAWASGHAAGQAL from the coding sequence ATGGAATACGATGCCATTGTCATCGGTGCAGGCGCCGCGGGCCTGATGACAGCCATCGTCGCTGGCCAGCGCGGCCGGCGGGTACTGGTGGTGGATCACGCCAACAAGGCGGGCAAGAAGATCCTGATGTCTGGCGGCGGCCGGTGCAACTTCACCAATACGAACACCACCCCGGCCAACTTCCTCTCCGCCAATCCGCATTTCTGCAAATCGGCCCTGGCCCGGTATACGCCCTGGCACTTCATCGACATGGTCGAGAAGCACCGGATCAAGTACCACGAGAAAAGCCCCGGCCAGCTGTTCTGCGATGAGTCCTCCAAGCTGATCGTCCGCATGCTGCTGGACGAATGCGCGGCGGCTGGCGTCCAGGTGGAGCTGAACACCCCGGTGCGGCGGATCAAGGCGGGCGAGGGCGGTTTCGGCTGCGACACGCCGCTGGGCCACGTGCGGGCGCCGGCCCTGGTGGTCGCCACCGGTGGCCTTTCGATCCCCAGCCTCGGTGCCAGCGGGTTTGGCTATGACGTGGCGAAACAGTTTGGCCACCAGGTGCTGCCGGTGCGTGCCGGGCTGGTGCCGCTGACCCTCAGCGGCAAGCACCAGGAGCGCTATGACGGGCTGGCGGGCGTGGCGCTACCCATCGCGGCCAGCGCGGGCGACGCCTCGTTCCGCGACGCCATGCTGTTCACCCATCGCGGGATCAGCGGGCCGGCCATCCTGCAGATCTCGTCTTACTGGGAGCCCGGCGTGGACCTGCGCCTTGACCTGCTGCCGGGCGTGGATGCCTACGAGGCGCTGGTCGCCGGGCGCAACGAGCGTCCCGCCGCGGAATTCCGCACGGTGTTGTCGGGCCTGCTGCCGCGCCGCCTGGCCGAGCGCCTGTGCGAGGTGTGGCTGCCGAGCAAGCCGATGCGCCAGTACCGTGACGCGGAGTTGAAGGACATCGCGGCAAAGTTACAGGACTGGCCGCTCGTGGCCAGCGGCACCGAGGGCTACCGGACGGCCGAGGTGACCCTCGGCGGCGTCGATACCGACGAGGTGTCGTCGTCCACCCTCATGTCCAAGCGTCAGCCCGGGCTGTATTTCGTCGGCGAAGTGCTGGACGTCACCGGCCACCTGGGCGGCTACAACTTCCAATGGGCCTGGGCGTCGGGACATGCCGCCGGCCAGGCCCTCTGA
- a CDS encoding YajQ family cyclic di-GMP-binding protein codes for MPSFDIVSEVDKHELANAVNQAVREVSTRFDLKGTGATFELEDNVITEKAPSDFQIEQMHDILRARLAARQIDLRALDVGKIESNLAEARRKVTVKQGIEQPVAKKIIAKIKEAKLKVESQINGEKVKVTGKKRDDLQDAIALLRKTDFELPLQFENFRD; via the coding sequence ATGCCTTCCTTTGACATCGTTTCGGAAGTCGACAAGCACGAACTGGCCAACGCCGTGAACCAGGCTGTCCGCGAGGTATCCACGCGGTTCGACCTGAAGGGCACCGGCGCCACCTTCGAGCTGGAAGATAACGTCATCACGGAGAAGGCACCGAGCGACTTCCAGATCGAGCAGATGCACGACATCCTGCGCGCCCGCCTCGCCGCCCGCCAGATCGACCTGCGCGCTCTCGACGTCGGCAAGATCGAATCCAATCTCGCCGAAGCCCGCCGCAAGGTCACCGTGAAGCAGGGCATCGAACAGCCCGTCGCGAAGAAGATCATCGCCAAGATCAAGGAAGCCAAGCTCAAGGTCGAATCCCAGATCAACGGCGAGAAAGTGAAAGTCACCGGCAAAAAGCGCGACGACCTCCAGGACGCCATCGCCCTGCTCCGCAAAACCGACTTCGAACTGCCGCTGCAGTTCGAAAACTTCCGCGACTGA
- the cspE gene encoding transcription antiterminator/RNA stability regulator CspE, which yields MSESEKTGTVKWFNDAKGFGFITQDEGGPDVFVHFRSIQGNGFKTLQEGQKVAYEVTQGQKGPQADNVRAL from the coding sequence ATGAGCGAGAGCGAGAAGACGGGAACCGTGAAGTGGTTTAACGATGCGAAGGGATTTGGCTTCATCACTCAGGACGAGGGTGGGCCTGACGTTTTCGTTCACTTCAGGTCCATCCAGGGGAATGGATTCAAGACGCTTCAGGAGGGGCAGAAGGTGGCGTACGAGGTGACACAGGGTCAGAAAGGACCTCAGGCTGACAACGTGAGGGCCCTCTGA